A window of Bradyrhizobium sp. AZCC 1719 genomic DNA:
CGGGATAGGGGACCGGTTCCGCCGAAATCCGCCATTCGACCCCGCCGCCGCCCTGGGCTTGCGCGAAGGTCGTCAAATCAAGGCTTTGGCGGTCATTAACCATTGGCTAACCATAACGTGTTCAGGTGGGAACCACACCAGTTTAGTCCCCTTTGGCGGTTCAGAAGTGGCCACCCTCGATAAAGTCAGCGTCGATCTCATGGTGGTGCTCGGCACCACGACCATGCCCATCCACCAGGTGATGCGGCTTTCCCGCGGCGCCATCATCGAACTGGACGCCACCGAGGCGGACGAGGTCAAGATCCTCGCCAATAACTTGCCCATTGCCTCCGGCGTGGTGCTGGTCGATCGCAACCGCATCGCGGTCGAAGTCAAGCAAATGCTGCCGAAATCCCCTGATGTCAGGTAGTTATCGGAGCGCAAAACTTCCTTGTCCCTCCATCCCTGATTTGTTACATCGCAGCCGTTGATCCGGCGGGCTGCAATCCTTCCAGCCGGTATCCCAAGCGCTCGTGGCGGAATTGGTAGACGCGCTGCCTTGAGGTGGCAGTGAGTAACATCGTGGGGGTTCGAGTCCCTCCGAGCGCACCATACCCACGCCTAACCCATTGAATTCACAGCGTATTTTTTCCAAGGTTACTACGCAAAGTTACTACTTTGTTCGCGTCGGGCGTTCCCGCGCTGTTCGCATCGGGCAGCGGCGCAAAATCGTCGAGCGACTGGCTCTGATCGAACGCGATGATCTTGTCCATGCCACTGATGCCGAGCTTTTCTCGATTCGCCTGGGCGATGTAATGCGCCGGCATCTTCGGATCGGTCCAGCCGAACATCGCCATCATCTGGCTCTCGGTGCAGTCGGCGTAGGCGGCGACCTCAGCGCGCGCCTTGCGCACGCCATGGCAGCTCTTCTTCGGCTCGTTGACGCCGGCGAGCACCGCGTACTTCTTGAACTTCATTGCCCATGCCTTCTTGTTCATCGGTAGCACGCGGCCCTTCAACCTCTTGCCGGTGAAGACCTCGGCACCGATGATGCCAGCCGCGCGCGCCGCCCGCAGGCTTTCTGCAAATGCCGGATGCACCGGCACGGTGACGGTGGTGTTGCCGCGGCTCTTTTCGGTCGCGATCTGCACCGCCATCTTGCGCACGATTTGCCGCAGATGAGGCGGCCCGAAACGATGGGCGTCGCCCAGTCGCAAGAAGGTGTAATGCAGGATGTCGAACATCAGCCGGGCTTCGCTGCCAAGGGGCCACTTCGCGCGATAGAGCGCCATGTCGTCCTCGGTCCAGGGCAGAAAGCCACCGGTCTCACGGCTCGCCTTGGCCTTGCCGGATTTCAACCCGATCGTTGGGTCATCGTCATCGTCGAGATGACCGGCATCAATCATCCATCGGATCATGCCGCGCAGTGCGGACAGCAAATTGCCCGCCTGCGACGGTGTTCGCGCCTTCATTTCCTCCTTGATGGCCTTGCGCGTCAGCACCGCAAAGGGCTTCTCGCCATTTTCGGGCAGCAGGCTCTCGATCAACCCAGTGCGTTGTAGCCGCGTCGAATCCGCCAACCCTTCGTGGCCCACACTGAGATCGCCAAGCCAGTGGTCGCTCTGTTTGTACAGCGTCCAGTACCAGCGCAGCGTACGAGGCATCGGCGGCTCAGTAGGCAGCTCGCCGCGCGGCTCATTGCGTTGCTTTTGCGCGTTGATGTGATCGGACGCGTCACCATAGAGTGCTATCTGCGAGGCGATGGCCGCATCACACTCATCATCGAAGGCCTTCGTGCCGGGATCAGCTTTGATCCTGGTCTTCGGTAGTCCATTGCGGAGCTGAACGTAATAGCGCGTCTGCCCGCGCTGCGAGCGATCGGCCTGTACGTAGCGGCGTTCCGGCTGTACGAGTGGATCAGGTGCGCTTCGGCGTTTACGCATCACTCCCCCCAGCGCCGTGACCGCTGCATCGTAGGCAGCGTCGAACGCTTCGGTCCCATATTCCTCCCTGATCCCGATCCGGCGACCCTTGCGGCTCACCTTCACGTACCAGCGCAGTGCGCCCAGCGGGGAATAGTCAAAGTAGAGATACATTCGCGTATCCCCGGGTGCGCGGGGATCGCGATTTTCTGGCTCAAGCATTGGCTTTCTCCGGGACCAATGCTTGGAGTCTAACGGTGCGGTGACTCCGCATCAATTGCGTAAGGTGCGTTTCACCCGCTTTCGGTGCTTTTCAGGTATCGCTGCAGGGCCTCCGATGGGGTCCATATTTCGTTGCCATCATTTGTCGGCTTGATCGGCGCGGCGCCTGCCACCAGCGCGATCCGAATAACGCCCTCACCATCGACAGTGACCTCGCCCGCGCCAGCTGCCTTGGCGGCCCGGATCGCGCGAGCAATGTCTGCTTGTGTAACCTTGGCCGGACGCCGCGGCATCACGCTTCTCCTTTAGGCTGCATAATTCAGCGCTGTCGGAAACGAAATCGTTCGGTATGCAAAACTGAGAACTCTCCGGACAAAAGGGTAGACGACTGTCCGTCGGACATTCGGCTAAATTAGAGTGGAAACGGGAGGGGTAATTCAGAGACTACGGGCAGCTCGATACAGCGCGTTAAACGATCTGATTGCCGTTCGCCGGTGTCTCTGTGCGCAGTTAAGGCTTCGCGCTAAATCAGGATACCGTTTGGGACTTCACGGAAGGGCGCTTCTGGTGCGTGATCAAAAGGCGGCGTTCAACACCCCCTGATCTCACTGCTCGGCCGGGTAGGACTTGAACGAGGAGCCAGGCCGTTATGGGCGGAAGAACAATGGTCAGGTTCGTTGATTTCAATACGATTTCGTTTGATTTCGGTTGCGCTAGCGAATTTCGAGTAGCGCTGTTTCACGCGGCTTGCTCTGATCGTTCAGTACCGCCGGTCCCATGATGGATTGGACAGGGACATCTCAAAAATCGAAGCAGCATCAGCACTTAAGCCGCACCTCGATCAACAATGTCGTACCAAATGTAGTACTGCCGCTGGTTCGGAGCTCGGCGAGCAAGCGTTGTCGCGCGCCAGCGTCTGTCCTCCGGCTATAGCGTAGTGCGGCGCAGCTGGGCGCGGCGGCAGGTGATATGCGCCTGCGTCGCCGCATTCAACGTTCTGCAGCGATCATTTTGCTCGGAGCTTTAGCCTGCGCATGCGCGAAGGCACGCAGCGAGTTTCAAGAAACTCGCCCGAGGGTGCCAAAAGAAGGAGAGGCGGTGCGCCGCCTAGGTCGTCAAGGCCGCCATTTCTTTTCTAGCGGCTTCGACTCTCGCATCAAGGTATTTGGCTAGATCCAGAAGGTGGATGCCTTTAGCGCATTTCTGGCTTGCTTCCATTCGCACGAGGGATCGCTATTTCACCTGCGCTGATCTTCTGCACCAGCTTGGTGGGATTCAGGTGTGAGAAGTAGTCCCGACACACGTCTTCGATCGGGATGATGGCCTTGCCACCATACTGCGCCATCAAAAGGAATGGAGTGTTCAAGGCCAGGTCTCAACCGATTGC
This region includes:
- a CDS encoding FliM/FliN family flagellar motor switch protein, with product MATLDKVSVDLMVVLGTTTMPIHQVMRLSRGAIIELDATEADEVKILANNLPIASGVVLVDRNRIAVEVKQMLPKSPDVR